The following are encoded in a window of Bos indicus isolate NIAB-ARS_2022 breed Sahiwal x Tharparkar chromosome 7, NIAB-ARS_B.indTharparkar_mat_pri_1.0, whole genome shotgun sequence genomic DNA:
- the TPGS1 gene encoding tubulin polyglutamylase complex subunit 1 produces the protein MAAVEKRRQAVAQATSFTDSGRPGVPRTAATAESEEDFLRQVGVTEMLRAALLKVLEARPEEPIAFLAHYFENMGLRSPANGGAGEPPGQLLLQQQRLGRALWHLRLAHHSQRTAFNNNVGVAYECLSASGRKKKPGLDGRTYSELLKRICRDGEAPEEVVAPLLRKIQCRDHEAVPLAVFRAGMLTCFVLLEFVARAGALYRLLEDPGLAMADRRLGQAVLDTLEGALQASDDTAPARYLEAGSRLGPDSLALAMDRALVARRPSAPMTREEFLEKAAALFIAKVKPVG, from the exons ATGGCGGCAGTGGAGAAGCGGCGGCAGGCGGTGGCACAGGCAACCAGTTTCACAGACAGCGGCCGGCCGGGGGTGCCCCGAACGGCGGCGACGGCCGAGAGTGAAGAGGACTTCCTGCGACAGGTCGGCGTGACGGAGATGCTACGCGCGGCCCTGCTAAAGGTGCTGGAGGCGCGACCGGAGGAGCCCATCGCCTTTCTGGCGCACTACTTCGAGAACATGGGCCTGCGGTCTCCTGCAAACGGCGGCGCCGGGGAGCCTCCGGGCCAGCTCCTGCTGCAGCAGCAGCGCCTGGGCCGCGCACTGTGGCATCTTCGCCTGGCTCACCACTCCCAGAG GACGGCCTTCAACAACAACGTTGGTGTGGCCTACGAGTGCCTGAGCGCCAGCGGGCGCAAGAAGAAGCCGGGGCTGGATGGGCGCACGTATAGCGAGCTGCTGAAGCGCATCTGCCGCGACGGAGAGGCCCCCGAGGAGGTGGTGGCGCCACTGCTGCGCAAGATCCAGTGCCGGGACCACGAGGCAGTGCCGCTGGCCGTGTTCCGCGCGGGGATGCTCACCTGCTTCGTGCTGCTGGAGTTCGTGGCACGCGCCGGCGCCCTCTACCGGCTGCTGGAGGACCCGGGCCTGGCCATGGCTGACCGCCGCTTGGGCCAGGCCGTGCTGGACACGCTGGAGGGGGCTCTGCAGGCCAGCGACGATACCGCGCCCGCGCGCTACCTGGAGGCGGGCTCGCGCCTGGGGCCCGACAGCCTGGCGCTGGCTATGGACCGCGCACTGGTGGCCCGACGACCCAGCGCCCCCATGACCCGGGAGGAGTTCCTGGAGAAGGCCGCGGCCCTCTTCATCGCTAAGGTCAAGCCCGTGGGCTGA
- the CDC34 gene encoding ubiquitin-conjugating enzyme E2 R1 isoform X3, producing MARPLVPSSQKALLLELKGLQEEPVEGFRVTLVDEGDLYNWEVAIFGPPNTYYEGGYFKARLKFPIDYPYSPPAFRFLTKMWHPNIYETGDVCISILHPPVDDPQSGELPSERWNPTQNVRTILLSVISLLNEPNTFSPANVDASVMYRKWKESKGKDREYTDIIRKQVLGTKVDAERDGVKVPTTLAEYCVKTKAPVPDEGSDLFYDDYYEDGEAEADSCFGDDEDDSGTEES from the exons ATGGCCCGGCCGCTGGTGCCCAGCTCGCAGAAGGCGTTGTTGCTGGAGCTCAAGGGGCTGCAAGAGGAGCCGGTGGAGGGCTTCCGGGTGACCCTGGTGGACGAGGGCGACCTGTACAACTGGGAGGTGGCCATCTTCGGACCCCCCAACACCTACTACGAGGGCGGCTACTTCAAG GCACGCCTCAAGTTCCCCATCGACTACCCTTACTCCCCTCCCGCCTTTCGGTTCCTGACCAAGATGTGGCACCCCAACATCTACGAG ACTGGGGACGTTTGCATCTCTATTCTCCACCCTCCGGTGGATGACCCCCAGAGCGGGGAGCTGCCCTCGGAGCGGTGGAACCCCACGCAGAATGTCAG GACCATCCTCCTGAGTGTCATCTCCCTCCTCAACGAACCCAACACCTTCTCGCCAGCCAACGTGGACGCCTCTGTGATGTACAGGAAGTGGAAAGAGAGCAAAGGCAAGGACCGCGAGTACACGGACATCATCCG AAAGCAGGTCCTGGGGACCAAGGTGGATGCAGAGCGGGATGGCGTGAAGGTACCCACCACACTGGCTGAGTACTGTGTGAAGACCAAGGCCCCAGTGCCGGACGAGGGCTCCGACCTCTTCTATGACGACTACTACGAGGATGGCGAGGCTGAGGCTGACAGCTGCTTCGGGGACGATGAGGATGACTCAGGCACCGAAGAGTCCTGA
- the CDC34 gene encoding ubiquitin-conjugating enzyme E2 R1 isoform X5: MARPLVPSSQKALLLELKGLQEEPVEGFRVTLVDEGDLYNWEVAIFGPPNTYYEGGYFKARLKFPIDYPYSPPAFRFLTKMWHPNIYEDHPPECHLPPQRTQHLLASQRGRLCDVQEVEREQRQGPRVHGHHPQVLGTKVDAERDGVKVPTTLAEYCVKTKAPVPDEGSDLFYDDYYEDGEAEADSCFGDDEDDSGTEES, encoded by the exons ATGGCCCGGCCGCTGGTGCCCAGCTCGCAGAAGGCGTTGTTGCTGGAGCTCAAGGGGCTGCAAGAGGAGCCGGTGGAGGGCTTCCGGGTGACCCTGGTGGACGAGGGCGACCTGTACAACTGGGAGGTGGCCATCTTCGGACCCCCCAACACCTACTACGAGGGCGGCTACTTCAAG GCACGCCTCAAGTTCCCCATCGACTACCCTTACTCCCCTCCCGCCTTTCGGTTCCTGACCAAGATGTGGCACCCCAACATCTACGAG GACCATCCTCCTGAGTGTCATCTCCCTCCTCAACGAACCCAACACCTTCTCGCCAGCCAACGTGGACGCCTCTGTGATGTACAGGAAGTGGAAAGAGAGCAAAGGCAAGGACCGCGAGTACACGGACATCATCCG CAGGTCCTGGGGACCAAGGTGGATGCAGAGCGGGATGGCGTGAAGGTACCCACCACACTGGCTGAGTACTGTGTGAAGACCAAGGCCCCAGTGCCGGACGAGGGCTCCGACCTCTTCTATGACGACTACTACGAGGATGGCGAGGCTGAGGCTGACAGCTGCTTCGGGGACGATGAGGATGACTCAGGCACCGAAGAGTCCTGA
- the GZMM gene encoding granzyme M, with the protein MLLLLVVLEALWAGGNTFETHIIGGRDAVPHSRPYMVSLQKSSGSHQCGGVLLHQNWVLTAAHCLTQPTQQLRLVLGLHVLGEISPIYRIRKVVRHPEYKPVPHLENDLALLKLDGKVKPSRTIQPLALPRGRQMVATGTRCSLAGWGLTHQPGNLARVLQELDVHVLDTRMCNNSRFWHGNISSHMICLAADSKNQAPCKGDSGGPVVCKRGQVAGILSFSSENCTDIFKPPVAVAVAPYMPWIKKVLRHNGSPPSP; encoded by the exons ATGCTGCTCCTGCTGGTGGTCCTGGAAGCCCTGTGGGCAG gaGGCAACACCTTCGAGACCCACATCATCGGGGGTCGAGACGCTGTCCCCCACTCACGCCCATACATGGTCTCGCTGCAGAAGTCGTCTGGCTCACACCAATGTGGTGGGGTGCTCCTGCACCAAAATTGGGTGTTGACAGCTGCCCACTGCCTGACCCAGCC GACGCAGCAGCTGAGGCTTGTGCTGGGGCTTCATGTGCTGGGAGAGATCAGCCCTATCTACCGCATCAGGAAAGTGGTCCGGCACCCCGAATACAAGCCAGTCCCTCATCTGGAGAATGACCTCGCACTGCTAAAG CTGGACGGGAAGGTGAAGCCCAGCAGGACCATCCAGCCCCTGGCGTTGCCCCGAGGGCGCCAGATGGTGGCCACAGGCACCCGGTGCAGCCTGGCCGGCTGGGGCCTGACCCACCAGCCTGGGAACCTGGCCAGGGTGCTGCAGGAGCTGGACGTGCATGTGTTGGACACCAGGATGTGCAACAACAGTCGGTTCTGGCACGGCAACATCAGCTCCCACATGATCTGCCTGGCAGCTGACTCCAAGAACCAGGCCCCCTGCAAG GGGGACTCAGGAGGGCCGGTGGTGTGCAAAAGAGGCCAAGTGGCTGGaatcctgtccttcagctctgaGAATTGCACCGACATCTTCAAACCCCCCGTGGCTGTCGCTGTGGCCCCCTACATGCCCTGGATCAAGAAGGTCCTCCGCCACAATGGCTCACCTCCCTCACCTTGA
- the CDC34 gene encoding ubiquitin-conjugating enzyme E2 R1 isoform X2 → MARPLVPSSQKALLLELKGLQEEPVEGFRVTLVDEGDLYNWEVAIFGPPNTYYEGGYFKARLKFPIDYPYSPPAFRFLTKMWHPNIYEDHPPECHLPPQRTQHLLASQRGRLCDVQEVEREQRQGPRVHGHHPHPHSPAVSLCLRSCRDLCLWASLATSRRELKRAQRHHRKQVLGTKVDAERDGVKVPTTLAEYCVKTKAPVPDEGSDLFYDDYYEDGEAEADSCFGDDEDDSGTEES, encoded by the exons ATGGCCCGGCCGCTGGTGCCCAGCTCGCAGAAGGCGTTGTTGCTGGAGCTCAAGGGGCTGCAAGAGGAGCCGGTGGAGGGCTTCCGGGTGACCCTGGTGGACGAGGGCGACCTGTACAACTGGGAGGTGGCCATCTTCGGACCCCCCAACACCTACTACGAGGGCGGCTACTTCAAG GCACGCCTCAAGTTCCCCATCGACTACCCTTACTCCCCTCCCGCCTTTCGGTTCCTGACCAAGATGTGGCACCCCAACATCTACGAG GACCATCCTCCTGAGTGTCATCTCCCTCCTCAACGAACCCAACACCTTCTCGCCAGCCAACGTGGACGCCTCTGTGATGTACAGGAAGTGGAAAGAGAGCAAAGGCAAGGACCGCGAGTACACGGACATCATCCG CACCCACACTCACCTGCTGTGTCGCTGTGCCTGCGGAGCTGTAGAGACCTGTGCCTGTGGGCCAGCCTCGCGACCTCACGGCGAGAGCTCAAGAGAGCCCAGCGGCACCATCGGAAG CAGGTCCTGGGGACCAAGGTGGATGCAGAGCGGGATGGCGTGAAGGTACCCACCACACTGGCTGAGTACTGTGTGAAGACCAAGGCCCCAGTGCCGGACGAGGGCTCCGACCTCTTCTATGACGACTACTACGAGGATGGCGAGGCTGAGGCTGACAGCTGCTTCGGGGACGATGAGGATGACTCAGGCACCGAAGAGTCCTGA
- the CDC34 gene encoding ubiquitin-conjugating enzyme E2 R1 isoform X1, whose amino-acid sequence MARPLVPSSQKALLLELKGLQEEPVEGFRVTLVDEGDLYNWEVAIFGPPNTYYEGGYFKARLKFPIDYPYSPPAFRFLTKMWHPNIYETGDVCISILHPPVDDPQSGELPSERWNPTQNVRTILLSVISLLNEPNTFSPANVDASVMYRKWKESKGKDREYTDIIRTHTHLLCRCACGAVETCACGPASRPHGESSREPSGTIGRKQVLGTKVDAERDGVKVPTTLAEYCVKTKAPVPDEGSDLFYDDYYEDGEAEADSCFGDDEDDSGTEES is encoded by the exons ATGGCCCGGCCGCTGGTGCCCAGCTCGCAGAAGGCGTTGTTGCTGGAGCTCAAGGGGCTGCAAGAGGAGCCGGTGGAGGGCTTCCGGGTGACCCTGGTGGACGAGGGCGACCTGTACAACTGGGAGGTGGCCATCTTCGGACCCCCCAACACCTACTACGAGGGCGGCTACTTCAAG GCACGCCTCAAGTTCCCCATCGACTACCCTTACTCCCCTCCCGCCTTTCGGTTCCTGACCAAGATGTGGCACCCCAACATCTACGAG ACTGGGGACGTTTGCATCTCTATTCTCCACCCTCCGGTGGATGACCCCCAGAGCGGGGAGCTGCCCTCGGAGCGGTGGAACCCCACGCAGAATGTCAG GACCATCCTCCTGAGTGTCATCTCCCTCCTCAACGAACCCAACACCTTCTCGCCAGCCAACGTGGACGCCTCTGTGATGTACAGGAAGTGGAAAGAGAGCAAAGGCAAGGACCGCGAGTACACGGACATCATCCG CACCCACACTCACCTGCTGTGTCGCTGTGCCTGCGGAGCTGTAGAGACCTGTGCCTGTGGGCCAGCCTCGCGACCTCACGGCGAGAGCTCAAGAGAGCCCAGCGGCACCATCGGAAG AAAGCAGGTCCTGGGGACCAAGGTGGATGCAGAGCGGGATGGCGTGAAGGTACCCACCACACTGGCTGAGTACTGTGTGAAGACCAAGGCCCCAGTGCCGGACGAGGGCTCCGACCTCTTCTATGACGACTACTACGAGGATGGCGAGGCTGAGGCTGACAGCTGCTTCGGGGACGATGAGGATGACTCAGGCACCGAAGAGTCCTGA
- the CDC34 gene encoding ubiquitin-conjugating enzyme E2 R1 isoform X4: MARPLVPSSQKALLLELKGLQEEPVEGFRVTLVDEGDLYNWEVAIFGPPNTYYEGGYFKARLKFPIDYPYSPPAFRFLTKMWHPNIYETGDVCISILHPPVDDPQSGELPSERWNPTQNVRTILLSVISLLNEPNTFSPANVDASVMYRKWKESKGKDREYTDIIRTHTHLLCRCACGAVETCACGPASRPHGESSREPSGTIGSRSWGPRWMQSGMA; the protein is encoded by the exons ATGGCCCGGCCGCTGGTGCCCAGCTCGCAGAAGGCGTTGTTGCTGGAGCTCAAGGGGCTGCAAGAGGAGCCGGTGGAGGGCTTCCGGGTGACCCTGGTGGACGAGGGCGACCTGTACAACTGGGAGGTGGCCATCTTCGGACCCCCCAACACCTACTACGAGGGCGGCTACTTCAAG GCACGCCTCAAGTTCCCCATCGACTACCCTTACTCCCCTCCCGCCTTTCGGTTCCTGACCAAGATGTGGCACCCCAACATCTACGAG ACTGGGGACGTTTGCATCTCTATTCTCCACCCTCCGGTGGATGACCCCCAGAGCGGGGAGCTGCCCTCGGAGCGGTGGAACCCCACGCAGAATGTCAG GACCATCCTCCTGAGTGTCATCTCCCTCCTCAACGAACCCAACACCTTCTCGCCAGCCAACGTGGACGCCTCTGTGATGTACAGGAAGTGGAAAGAGAGCAAAGGCAAGGACCGCGAGTACACGGACATCATCCG CACCCACACTCACCTGCTGTGTCGCTGTGCCTGCGGAGCTGTAGAGACCTGTGCCTGTGGGCCAGCCTCGCGACCTCACGGCGAGAGCTCAAGAGAGCCCAGCGGCACCATCGGAAG CAGGTCCTGGGGACCAAGGTGGATGCAGAGCGGGATGGCGTGA
- the CDC34 gene encoding ubiquitin-conjugating enzyme E2 R1 isoform X6 — protein sequence MARPLVPSSQKALLLELKGLQEEPVEGFRVTLVDEGDLYNWEVAIFGPPNTYYEGGYFKARLKFPIDYPYSPPAFRFLTKMWHPNIYEDHPPECHLPPQRTQHLLASQRGRLCDVQEVEREQRQGPRVHGHHPHPHSPAVSLCLRSCRDLCLWASLATSRRELKRAQRHHRKKAGPGDQGGCRAGWREGTHHTG from the exons ATGGCCCGGCCGCTGGTGCCCAGCTCGCAGAAGGCGTTGTTGCTGGAGCTCAAGGGGCTGCAAGAGGAGCCGGTGGAGGGCTTCCGGGTGACCCTGGTGGACGAGGGCGACCTGTACAACTGGGAGGTGGCCATCTTCGGACCCCCCAACACCTACTACGAGGGCGGCTACTTCAAG GCACGCCTCAAGTTCCCCATCGACTACCCTTACTCCCCTCCCGCCTTTCGGTTCCTGACCAAGATGTGGCACCCCAACATCTACGAG GACCATCCTCCTGAGTGTCATCTCCCTCCTCAACGAACCCAACACCTTCTCGCCAGCCAACGTGGACGCCTCTGTGATGTACAGGAAGTGGAAAGAGAGCAAAGGCAAGGACCGCGAGTACACGGACATCATCCG CACCCACACTCACCTGCTGTGTCGCTGTGCCTGCGGAGCTGTAGAGACCTGTGCCTGTGGGCCAGCCTCGCGACCTCACGGCGAGAGCTCAAGAGAGCCCAGCGGCACCATCGGAAG AAAGCAGGTCCTGGGGACCAAGGTGGATGCAGAGCGGGATGGCGTGAAGGTACCCACCACACTGGCTGA
- the CDC34 gene encoding ubiquitin-conjugating enzyme E2 R1 isoform X7 — protein sequence MARPLVPSSQKALLLELKGLQEEPVEGFRVTLVDEGDLYNWEVAIFGPPNTYYEGGYFKARLKFPIDYPYSPPAFRFLTKMWHPNIYETGDVCISILHPPVDDPQSGELPSERWNPTQNVRTILLSVISLLNEPNTFSPANVDASVMYRKWKESKGKDREYTDIIRKASRSDACFHDDLVSSPTPSIYPEK from the exons ATGGCCCGGCCGCTGGTGCCCAGCTCGCAGAAGGCGTTGTTGCTGGAGCTCAAGGGGCTGCAAGAGGAGCCGGTGGAGGGCTTCCGGGTGACCCTGGTGGACGAGGGCGACCTGTACAACTGGGAGGTGGCCATCTTCGGACCCCCCAACACCTACTACGAGGGCGGCTACTTCAAG GCACGCCTCAAGTTCCCCATCGACTACCCTTACTCCCCTCCCGCCTTTCGGTTCCTGACCAAGATGTGGCACCCCAACATCTACGAG ACTGGGGACGTTTGCATCTCTATTCTCCACCCTCCGGTGGATGACCCCCAGAGCGGGGAGCTGCCCTCGGAGCGGTGGAACCCCACGCAGAATGTCAG GACCATCCTCCTGAGTGTCATCTCCCTCCTCAACGAACCCAACACCTTCTCGCCAGCCAACGTGGACGCCTCTGTGATGTACAGGAAGTGGAAAGAGAGCAAAGGCAAGGACCGCGAGTACACGGACATCATCCG AAAAGCAAGTAGGTCAGACGCGTGTTTCCATGACGACCTagtctcttcccccacccccagcatttaCCCTGAGAAATGA